The Paenibacillus sp. FSL R7-0204 genome includes a region encoding these proteins:
- a CDS encoding GIY-YIG nuclease family protein codes for MTANLTDKVASLPLTPGVYLMKDGLGHVIYVGKAKQLRKRVQSYFYNNKGHSPKVKQLVKHIRDLDYRLTDTEFEAFMLECQLIKEIKPMYNRKMKNPLAYSYISIVDKAPSPYRQIEIGYEPSAEAGSLIYGPYTSRSTVERAVLGIKESQRILCSSPHSRSSRCLNHSLGLCIGMCGGGEAAVAQYEAVIDEMICLLEGRDSGIVAGLEARMEDAALRFDFETAAKFRDYLGAVHSLLQKEQVIEFTGANKNIIVLEPVDEQSHKLIFIKGSVILYRTLLARDALNEGQITGMIAASAREVFRSSSQTAATEEMSRHKIDEAQIIYSYLKSSSSHYLLVPPEWLEDEGVTGLEEGIAELVQSSVLDM; via the coding sequence ATGACCGCAAATCTAACAGACAAGGTCGCAAGCCTGCCCTTGACGCCTGGCGTATACCTGATGAAGGACGGCCTGGGCCATGTGATTTATGTCGGCAAGGCGAAGCAGCTGAGGAAGCGGGTCCAGTCTTATTTTTATAATAATAAGGGGCATTCGCCTAAGGTGAAGCAGCTCGTTAAGCATATCCGCGATCTCGACTACAGGCTGACCGATACGGAATTTGAAGCCTTCATGCTCGAATGCCAGCTGATCAAAGAGATCAAGCCGATGTATAACCGCAAAATGAAGAACCCGCTCGCCTACAGCTATATTTCCATCGTAGACAAGGCGCCTTCGCCTTACCGGCAGATTGAGATTGGCTACGAGCCAAGTGCAGAGGCGGGCAGCCTCATATATGGCCCTTATACCAGCCGGAGTACAGTGGAGAGAGCGGTGCTGGGCATCAAGGAATCACAGCGCATTCTGTGCAGCAGTCCCCATTCCCGCAGCTCCCGCTGCCTGAACCATTCGCTGGGCTTATGTATCGGCATGTGCGGAGGCGGGGAGGCCGCTGTGGCGCAGTATGAAGCCGTCATAGACGAGATGATCTGCTTACTGGAAGGCAGAGACAGCGGAATTGTGGCCGGACTGGAAGCCCGGATGGAGGACGCCGCGCTGCGGTTCGACTTCGAGACCGCTGCCAAATTCCGCGATTATCTGGGGGCAGTCCATTCGCTGCTGCAGAAGGAGCAAGTGATTGAATTCACCGGAGCGAACAAGAATATTATCGTGCTGGAGCCGGTGGACGAACAGTCCCATAAGCTGATCTTCATCAAGGGCAGCGTGATTCTCTACCGCACCCTGCTGGCAAGAGACGCGCTGAACGAAGGGCAGATCACCGGGATGATCGCTGCATCCGCCCGGGAGGTTTTCCGCAGCAGCAGCCAGACCGCCGCTACGGAAGAGATGAGCCGCCACAAGATCGACGAGGCACAGATCATCTACAGCTACCTGAAGAGCAGCTCCAGCCATTATCTGCTCGTCCCGCCGGAGTGGCTGGAGGATGAGGGTGTGACGGGGTTAGAGGAAGGGATAGCCGAACTGGTTCAGTCTTCTGTCTTGGATATGTAG
- a CDS encoding alpha/beta hydrolase family protein — translation MHSGIKLISWIRITLFIVFVILILSPVIDWSFSLVLLAALLFVFALKGSVNLIRKKAAVRPSRRSSRVWKRLLTAVALLIALIPPVLFPQYRTPEVTGEYEVRTAVYTYTDPDRMEGFTDTGESRRVNVKFWYPDYAGGTYPLVVFSHGAYGVRESNTSTFTELASHGYVVVSIDHPYHSFYTQGVDGKVTMVNAEYMREVNDSNKDGVYTVEELYGLTRKWMKLRTGDMNLVIDHILEKAASSEEPVYQRIDTGHIGVFGHSMGGAASVALGRERSDVDAVVNLDAPFFTELVYDRKLNDLAAKNEPYRVPLLNIYTDDVWRQLGKNSAYAANKTDNPNFKDAYTVHFEGAKHLSLTDLPLFSPILANMLQRGQADIDKYYCIETMNRLILEFYDYTLKGNGQFAPQAVY, via the coding sequence ATGCACAGCGGCATTAAGCTCATAAGCTGGATTAGAATCACCCTGTTTATCGTATTCGTTATTCTTATATTGTCCCCCGTTATCGATTGGAGCTTCAGCTTGGTATTACTGGCGGCATTGCTGTTTGTTTTTGCGCTGAAAGGCTCGGTTAATCTGATCCGTAAGAAGGCGGCCGTGAGACCGTCCAGACGTTCAAGCCGTGTGTGGAAAAGGCTGCTAACCGCTGTGGCGCTGCTAATCGCACTTATCCCGCCTGTTCTATTCCCGCAGTATCGTACACCTGAAGTAACAGGGGAATATGAGGTCAGAACGGCAGTATACACCTATACGGACCCTGACCGGATGGAGGGATTTACAGATACGGGGGAGAGCCGGAGGGTGAACGTGAAATTCTGGTATCCGGACTATGCCGGGGGTACCTATCCGTTGGTGGTCTTTTCTCATGGTGCTTATGGAGTTAGAGAGAGCAACACGTCAACCTTCACGGAGCTGGCCAGCCACGGCTATGTTGTGGTATCCATCGATCACCCCTACCATTCTTTTTATACACAAGGCGTGGACGGGAAGGTCACTATGGTTAATGCAGAATATATGCGGGAGGTTAACGATTCCAATAAGGACGGAGTGTACACCGTGGAAGAGCTGTATGGCCTTACGCGTAAATGGATGAAGCTGCGGACCGGGGATATGAATCTGGTAATCGATCATATCCTGGAGAAAGCCGCCAGTAGCGAGGAACCCGTGTACCAGCGGATTGATACGGGGCACATTGGCGTATTCGGCCACTCGATGGGCGGTGCGGCAAGCGTGGCGCTCGGCCGGGAGCGCAGTGATGTGGATGCTGTTGTGAATCTGGATGCGCCGTTCTTCACCGAGCTGGTGTATGACCGGAAGCTGAATGATCTGGCGGCCAAAAATGAACCCTACCGCGTACCGCTGCTGAACATCTATACGGACGATGTGTGGAGACAGCTCGGGAAGAACTCGGCTTATGCGGCGAATAAGACCGACAATCCGAACTTCAAGGATGCCTATACCGTTCATTTTGAGGGAGCCAAGCACTTAAGCCTGACCGACCTGCCGCTGTTCTCCCCCATCCTTGCGAATATGTTACAGCGCGGGCAGGCGGATATCGATAAGTATTACTGTATTGAGACCATGAATAGGCTAATTCTTGAGTTCTACGACTACACGTTAAAAGGCAACGGGCAGTTTGCGCCGCAGGCGGTGTATTAA